One segment of Paenibacillus rhizovicinus DNA contains the following:
- a CDS encoding ABC transporter ATP-binding protein, with protein sequence MNNVLDITNLSTHFTTEDGIVRAVDDVSLQVREGEIVCIVGESGSGKSITAMSVMGLVEAPAGQVAGGSIAFNGEDLLKLSRNELRTIRGNEIAMIFQEPMTSLNPVLRIGEQLMEPLMEHQKLSKKAARKRAIELIGEVGISRAEQIANSYPHELSGGMLQRIMIAIAISCGPKLLIADEPTTALDVTIQAQILDMLRRFKEESGMSILLITHDLGVVAEMADYVVVMYSGKIVEEGEVVALFENPKHPYTQGLLKSKPIINQRQEELYSIPGQVPNPLELAPSCYFHDRCAHCMDICRTKQPALKEVGDQQKVACWLYEEAIAHV encoded by the coding sequence ATGAATAACGTTCTTGACATCACGAATTTAAGCACGCATTTCACGACCGAGGATGGCATCGTCCGCGCCGTCGACGACGTTAGTCTGCAGGTCCGCGAAGGCGAGATTGTCTGCATCGTCGGCGAGTCCGGCAGCGGGAAGAGCATCACGGCGATGTCGGTCATGGGCCTGGTCGAGGCGCCGGCGGGCCAGGTGGCCGGCGGAAGCATCGCATTCAACGGCGAAGACCTGCTGAAGCTGAGCCGCAACGAGCTTCGCACCATCCGGGGCAACGAGATCGCGATGATTTTCCAAGAGCCGATGACCTCGCTCAATCCCGTGCTGCGGATCGGCGAGCAGCTGATGGAACCGCTCATGGAGCATCAGAAATTAAGCAAGAAAGCCGCGCGGAAGCGGGCGATCGAGCTGATCGGCGAAGTGGGCATCTCGCGCGCGGAGCAGATCGCGAATTCGTATCCGCATGAGCTGAGCGGCGGCATGCTGCAGCGCATCATGATCGCCATCGCTATCTCATGCGGCCCGAAGCTGCTCATCGCCGACGAGCCGACAACCGCGCTCGACGTTACGATACAGGCGCAGATTCTGGATATGCTGCGCCGCTTCAAGGAAGAATCGGGCATGTCCATTCTGCTCATTACGCATGACCTCGGCGTAGTGGCGGAGATGGCGGACTACGTGGTGGTCATGTACTCGGGCAAGATCGTGGAGGAAGGCGAGGTTGTCGCGCTGTTCGAGAATCCGAAGCATCCCTACACGCAGGGCTTGCTGAAGTCCAAGCCGATTATCAACCAGCGCCAAGAAGAACTGTATTCCATTCCGGGACAGGTTCCGAATCCGCTGGAGCTCGCGCCTTCATGCTATTTTCACGACCGGTGCGCGCATTGCATGGATATCTGCAGGACCAAGCAGCCCGCGTTGAAGGAAGTCGGGGATCAGCAGAAAGTCGCATGCTGGTTGTATGAGGAGGCGATTGCACATGTCTGA
- the opp4C gene encoding oligopeptide ABC transporter permease, giving the protein MSTIHREGIAALSPSEPKPVKPVYTSLWRQSVRRLLKNKLAVFGFVVVAFMFAACFIGPLFSPYTDNKIHMAFMNKAPSLKHWLGTDALGRDVLTRVLQAGRISLTVGLASMVLSVFVGSLLGVIAGYYRGIVDQIIMRLADLLLTIPSLPLLFILGALLSEWKVPTEYRMYIVMLMLSIVGWPGLARMVRGQMLSLREREYMQATVVLGLRDRRKLFNHLLPNLVPLLIVIATLNIGGAILYESVLSYFGLGVMAPTPTWGNMIDAANNMIDFQDHPWLWIPPGLSIFATVIAINIFGDGLRDVLDPKQKR; this is encoded by the coding sequence ATGTCAACGATACACAGAGAGGGGATTGCGGCTTTGTCGCCGTCCGAACCTAAACCCGTTAAACCTGTATATACGTCGCTATGGAGACAATCCGTAAGGCGACTGCTCAAGAATAAACTCGCCGTGTTCGGATTCGTCGTCGTGGCGTTCATGTTCGCGGCATGCTTCATCGGCCCGCTGTTCTCGCCGTACACGGACAACAAGATCCATATGGCCTTCATGAATAAAGCGCCGAGTCTCAAGCACTGGCTGGGCACGGACGCGCTTGGACGCGACGTGCTTACCCGCGTGCTGCAGGCGGGGAGAATCTCCTTGACGGTCGGCCTCGCTTCGATGGTGCTGTCCGTCTTCGTGGGTTCGCTGCTTGGCGTCATCGCCGGCTACTATCGGGGCATCGTCGATCAGATCATCATGCGTCTGGCCGATCTGCTGCTAACGATTCCAAGCTTGCCGCTTCTGTTCATCTTAGGCGCGCTGCTGTCGGAGTGGAAAGTGCCGACGGAATACCGCATGTACATCGTTATGCTGATGCTCAGCATCGTCGGGTGGCCGGGGCTAGCGAGGATGGTTCGCGGCCAAATGCTCAGCCTGCGGGAACGGGAGTACATGCAGGCGACCGTCGTCCTCGGTCTTCGCGACCGCCGGAAACTATTCAATCACTTGCTGCCGAACTTAGTGCCGCTGCTCATCGTCATTGCCACGTTAAATATCGGCGGAGCGATCCTGTACGAATCCGTTCTCAGCTATTTCGGACTCGGCGTGATGGCACCGACGCCGACATGGGGCAATATGATCGACGCGGCCAACAATATGATCGACTTCCAAGACCATCCGTGGCTTTGGATTCCGCCCGGTCTCTCGATATTCGCGACGGTCATCGCCATTAATATTTTCGGGGACGGGCTGCGGGATGTCTTGGACCCCAAGCAGAAAAGGTAG
- a CDS encoding TetR/AcrR family transcriptional regulator: MKTWEEELDEIRMKRRDQILEAARELFLEKDMAQITMVDIVAKAGVSRVTLYKYFNSIHEIVFEIQIKIMNEISWYFEVDGNSGKTGADKLGIMMNGWLQLYREQPDHLRFIGMFDHFYRSSFPSEELRKRYKNSMEDRGEKFKAAIEEGMRDGSLHNVFDPIVLETMIQNTLISMVLRMATRGHLIQKQWGVDPEHTLIYLMQFMSQFVRTNPDLTKFELSSAAALPVDPD, encoded by the coding sequence TTGAAAACATGGGAAGAAGAATTAGACGAAATACGCATGAAGCGGCGTGATCAAATCTTGGAGGCCGCCAGGGAACTCTTCCTGGAGAAGGATATGGCTCAAATCACGATGGTCGATATCGTGGCAAAGGCGGGTGTCAGCAGAGTCACGCTTTATAAATATTTCAATTCCATTCACGAAATCGTGTTCGAGATTCAAATCAAAATCATGAACGAGATTTCGTGGTATTTCGAGGTGGACGGCAATTCCGGCAAGACGGGCGCGGACAAGCTCGGCATCATGATGAACGGCTGGCTGCAGCTTTATCGCGAACAGCCCGATCATCTGCGGTTTATCGGGATGTTCGACCACTTCTACCGCAGCTCCTTTCCGTCCGAAGAGCTGCGCAAGCGGTATAAGAACTCCATGGAGGACCGCGGCGAGAAATTCAAAGCCGCCATCGAGGAAGGCATGCGGGACGGCTCGCTGCATAACGTCTTCGATCCGATCGTCCTGGAGACGATGATCCAGAACACGCTGATCAGCATGGTGCTGCGCATGGCTACGAGAGGACATCTGATTCAGAAGCAATGGGGCGTTGACCCCGAGCATACCTTAATCTATCTCATGCAATTCATGTCGCAGTTCGTCCGCACGAACCCGGATCTGACCAAGTTTGAACTGTCATCGGCCGCCGCTCTGCCCGTGGACCCGGACTGA
- a CDS encoding ABC transporter substrate-binding protein — protein sequence MKKKIATLSTAILASALLLSACGNNNDNAGAANSAGANQPAPSNSANTAAPATDSDASGLVTASDMSKLPDIAKQRTDTIIVGLTDPSGAFTPYFQQSGYDGNVSSLLYTPLVKVDEKGLPIPGLAEKWDVSADNLTYTYHLRQGLKFSDGTPLTADDVAFTWTILYDKSYDGDSLVNSLHVQGGDAYKAGTATSISGIKVIDPQTVSVTLEKPNASALTLLGSDVLSKAYYGKDYKQGQLDYMKKLSGSPLGTGPYKLEKFIPGQEVRMIANENYFDGKPKTEHFIYKTAQGDTWQYLETGEVDYASFTATQENIDKLKALGFVNILPYTPSTYGYLQLNLKHPALQDKLVRQALTYGLDRQSIYVDAAQGAGQVANIPSSPISWSYTEDGINPYKYDAEKAKELLDQAGWKAGADGIREKDGKKLTVHFLGSKKPETDIFIAVAKEDYEALGIKFEPEVFADFNALVSKVEGGDYDMASFSTSLLTDPSDGLLQFVDGEIPGYDNPAFKALYDKGLATSNIDERKAVYKDIYKLLNDELPVIFTSYKKSVYAYNGRIQNLSVSPFNGLAPSLPSWTLSQ from the coding sequence ATGAAGAAAAAAATTGCAACCTTGTCAACAGCTATACTTGCAAGCGCATTGTTGTTATCTGCTTGCGGCAACAACAACGACAATGCAGGCGCCGCCAACTCGGCGGGAGCCAATCAGCCTGCCCCGAGCAATTCGGCGAACACGGCCGCGCCTGCCACGGATTCTGACGCTTCAGGGCTTGTCACCGCTTCGGACATGTCCAAACTGCCGGACATCGCCAAGCAGCGTACGGACACGATTATCGTCGGCTTGACCGATCCGAGCGGAGCGTTCACGCCGTACTTCCAGCAAAGCGGATACGATGGCAACGTTTCGTCCTTGCTGTACACGCCGCTTGTCAAAGTCGACGAAAAAGGACTTCCGATTCCGGGCTTAGCCGAGAAATGGGACGTATCCGCGGACAACCTGACTTATACGTACCATCTCCGCCAGGGTCTGAAATTCAGCGACGGCACGCCGCTCACGGCTGACGATGTCGCCTTCACGTGGACGATTCTATACGACAAATCGTACGATGGCGACTCTTTGGTAAACAGTCTGCATGTTCAAGGCGGCGACGCCTATAAAGCCGGGACGGCGACCAGCATCTCCGGGATCAAAGTCATCGATCCGCAGACGGTTTCCGTCACGCTCGAGAAACCGAATGCCAGCGCGCTGACGCTGCTCGGATCGGACGTGCTGTCCAAGGCGTATTACGGCAAGGACTACAAGCAAGGGCAACTGGATTACATGAAGAAGCTGAGCGGAAGCCCCTTGGGTACCGGACCGTACAAGCTGGAGAAATTCATTCCTGGCCAGGAAGTCCGAATGATTGCGAACGAGAATTATTTCGACGGCAAACCGAAGACGGAGCATTTCATTTATAAGACAGCCCAAGGCGATACATGGCAGTATCTGGAGACGGGCGAGGTCGACTATGCATCCTTCACGGCAACGCAGGAAAATATCGATAAGCTGAAAGCGCTCGGCTTCGTTAATATCCTTCCCTATACGCCGAGCACGTACGGCTATCTTCAATTGAACCTGAAGCATCCGGCCTTGCAGGACAAGCTGGTCCGCCAAGCGCTCACCTACGGCTTGGATCGTCAAAGCATCTACGTGGACGCGGCGCAGGGCGCGGGCCAAGTCGCGAACATTCCTTCTTCGCCGATCTCGTGGTCGTATACGGAAGACGGTATCAACCCGTACAAGTATGATGCGGAGAAAGCCAAAGAACTATTAGACCAAGCCGGCTGGAAAGCAGGCGCGGACGGCATTCGCGAGAAGGACGGCAAGAAGCTGACGGTTCACTTCCTGGGCTCCAAGAAGCCGGAAACCGATATCTTCATTGCCGTGGCGAAAGAAGATTACGAAGCTTTGGGCATCAAATTCGAACCTGAAGTATTCGCGGATTTCAATGCGCTCGTCTCCAAGGTCGAAGGCGGCGATTACGATATGGCTTCCTTCTCCACGTCGCTCCTGACCGATCCGTCGGACGGCCTGCTCCAATTCGTCGACGGCGAAATTCCGGGCTACGACAATCCGGCGTTCAAAGCGTTGTACGACAAGGGCTTGGCAACGTCGAATATCGACGAGCGCAAAGCCGTGTACAAAGATATTTACAAGCTGCTGAACGACGAGCTGCCGGTCATCTTCACGAGTTATAAGAAAAGCGTGTATGCCTATAACGGACGGATTCAGAATCTAAGCGTCAGCCCGTTCAACGGCCTTGCTCCAAGCCTGCCGAGCTGGACGCTGAGCCAATAG
- a CDS encoding ABC transporter substrate-binding protein — protein MSMQPLKAPRLKRFLPLGIAALLSAALLTSCGNNANNSPAAGNSTEKAGSETVPSDNAAKAEKISYRLGDIINQEQVNNFNPYLKTGNYRPLFDYVYDSLFYFNPVKGELINRLATDGGTWSADGKTFTVKLNTAAKWHDGQPFTADDVVYTFQALKDHPVLDSYQLWSDTRLSKVTASGADTVVFELNGTFPSLPNYLSTVYIVPKHVFEKENPETFLNKTPIGTGAFAFKSINESAVLLAANADYFLGAPKISELVLQRFKDSPAITLSLQKGEIQGTTGTIAMPSLPKLLENKDNKLQQFPGLSTFAVIINNDKPGLKDPAVRKAIQQAINRQEIVDKGEMGAATLGNPGFLSQGFGSLVDADLQKSPSAQFSIEQANKTLSDAGYKKNGKGIYEKDGVKLSFVYYMAANAPAQNKEGTMITDWLKQAGIETSIKLVTWPELTSLATAGNYDLVQNGITVPPDPQAALEVFHSKMTAPIGKNAPGLNWERFKDAQVDQWLDQASAAGADQRAELYKKVQDRIAELAPIVTLYSTGKTPYSETAFTGYDTSVPATSVISLAKVTKK, from the coding sequence ATGAGCATGCAACCACTGAAAGCACCGCGTTTGAAAAGGTTTCTTCCGCTCGGCATTGCCGCGCTGCTATCCGCTGCTTTGCTTACGAGCTGCGGCAACAACGCGAACAACTCGCCTGCTGCGGGCAATTCGACGGAGAAGGCCGGTTCGGAAACGGTCCCGTCCGACAATGCGGCCAAAGCAGAGAAAATCTCCTACCGGCTCGGCGACATTATCAATCAGGAACAGGTCAACAACTTCAATCCGTATTTGAAAACCGGCAATTATCGTCCGCTGTTCGATTATGTTTACGATTCGCTGTTTTACTTTAATCCGGTCAAGGGCGAGCTGATCAATCGGTTGGCGACCGATGGCGGAACTTGGTCCGCGGACGGAAAGACGTTCACGGTGAAACTCAATACGGCGGCCAAGTGGCATGACGGGCAGCCTTTCACGGCGGACGACGTGGTCTATACGTTCCAAGCGCTCAAGGATCATCCTGTTCTGGATTCCTATCAGCTTTGGAGCGATACCCGGCTCAGCAAGGTTACGGCGAGCGGTGCGGATACGGTCGTATTCGAACTGAACGGCACGTTCCCTTCCCTGCCGAACTACCTGTCTACGGTATATATTGTGCCGAAGCATGTGTTCGAGAAAGAAAATCCGGAGACGTTCTTGAACAAGACGCCGATCGGCACGGGGGCATTTGCGTTCAAAAGCATCAACGAGAGCGCCGTTTTATTGGCTGCCAACGCGGATTACTTCTTGGGCGCGCCGAAGATCAGCGAATTGGTGCTGCAGCGATTCAAGGACTCGCCGGCGATCACGCTGTCGCTGCAGAAAGGCGAGATACAGGGCACGACCGGTACCATCGCAATGCCGAGCCTGCCGAAACTGCTGGAGAACAAGGATAACAAGCTTCAGCAGTTCCCGGGACTGTCGACCTTCGCGGTTATTATCAACAACGACAAGCCGGGTTTGAAAGATCCCGCCGTACGCAAGGCGATTCAGCAGGCGATCAATCGCCAAGAGATCGTGGACAAAGGAGAGATGGGAGCCGCGACGCTCGGCAATCCGGGCTTCTTGTCGCAAGGATTCGGCAGTCTGGTGGACGCGGACCTGCAGAAGTCGCCTTCGGCGCAGTTTAGCATCGAGCAGGCGAACAAGACATTGAGCGATGCGGGCTACAAGAAGAACGGCAAAGGCATCTACGAGAAAGACGGCGTGAAGCTCTCCTTCGTGTATTACATGGCAGCGAATGCCCCGGCGCAGAACAAGGAAGGCACGATGATTACCGACTGGCTGAAGCAGGCGGGAATCGAGACGTCCATTAAACTCGTTACCTGGCCGGAATTGACGAGCTTGGCCACCGCAGGCAACTACGATCTCGTTCAGAACGGCATTACCGTCCCGCCGGATCCGCAGGCGGCGCTTGAAGTGTTCCATAGCAAGATGACGGCTCCGATCGGCAAGAACGCGCCCGGCCTGAACTGGGAACGATTCAAGGATGCCCAGGTCGATCAATGGCTCGACCAAGCTTCGGCGGCCGGCGCTGACCAGCGCGCGGAGCTGTACAAGAAAGTGCAGGACCGCATTGCGGAGCTGGCGCCGATCGTCACGCTGTACAGCACGGGCAAGACGCCATATAGCGAAACAGCCTTCACGGGCTATGATACGTCCGTTCCCGCAACCTCCGTCATCTCGCTTGCCAAGGTAACAAAGAAATAA
- a CDS encoding ABC transporter permease, with the protein MSTYITKRILYMIVILFAASFLIFCLYALTPGDFITGNIKLTPERKAELREIYGLNKPVIERYAIWMKNAFHGDFGYSLSQQKPVLTLFNQYIWNSFLLAVVSTFLTWLIAVVVGVVAAYKQYSWFDTIVMVALFAAMSIPSFFIGLFLIKMLAVDWKWLPPGGMLTTGSNSTGMAYIKEVIHHMILPVMVMTLLGVGSLTRYFRSNMIDVIKQDYIRTARAKGLKERKVLFTHALRNALLPAITLVGFELPALFGGSLIIEKIFNWPGIGQLYMQSFSLRDYPLLMGFTLFIAILTVIGTLVSDILYHVADPRVRL; encoded by the coding sequence ATGAGCACGTACATTACGAAGCGGATCCTGTATATGATCGTCATTTTATTCGCGGCTTCCTTCTTGATCTTCTGCCTGTATGCCTTGACGCCGGGCGACTTCATCACGGGCAATATCAAGCTGACGCCGGAACGCAAAGCGGAGCTTCGGGAGATCTACGGGCTGAACAAACCCGTGATCGAACGGTACGCGATCTGGATGAAGAACGCCTTCCACGGAGACTTCGGCTATTCGCTGTCGCAGCAGAAGCCCGTGCTCACTTTGTTTAACCAATACATCTGGAATTCATTCCTGCTCGCGGTCGTATCCACGTTCTTGACGTGGCTGATTGCCGTCGTCGTCGGCGTCGTCGCCGCGTACAAGCAGTACTCGTGGTTCGATACGATCGTCATGGTGGCGCTCTTCGCGGCGATGTCGATCCCGTCGTTCTTCATCGGCCTCTTCCTGATCAAGATGCTGGCCGTCGATTGGAAGTGGCTCCCTCCGGGCGGCATGCTGACGACGGGAAGCAATTCGACGGGAATGGCTTACATCAAGGAAGTCATTCACCATATGATTCTTCCCGTGATGGTCATGACACTGCTCGGGGTCGGCTCTCTGACGCGCTACTTCCGAAGCAACATGATCGACGTCATCAAGCAGGATTATATCCGCACGGCCCGCGCCAAGGGGTTGAAGGAGCGCAAGGTATTGTTCACTCATGCGCTGCGCAACGCCTTGCTGCCGGCCATTACGCTGGTCGGTTTCGAGCTTCCCGCGCTGTTCGGCGGCTCGCTCATTATCGAGAAAATCTTCAACTGGCCGGGCATCGGACAGCTCTATATGCAATCCTTCAGTTTGCGGGATTATCCGCTGCTCATGGGATTCACCTTGTTTATCGCGATTTTGACCGTCATCGGAACGCTGGTCTCGGACATTTTGTACCATGTCGCCGACCCGCGGGTCAGGCTGTAG
- a CDS encoding ABC transporter ATP-binding protein, translated as MSEAQRPLLEVNGLKKHFPIKSGLLGRTVGSVKAVDDISFSIKQGETFGLVGESGSGKSTVGRTILRLTDKTDGEVKFKGVDLYDLPPEELRRLRPKMQLIFQDPYSSLNPRVRIGDAIGEALLDHGLVPREAVRERVMEVLNACGLSAYHIDRFPHEFSGGQRQRIGIARALVLNPDLIIADEPVSALDVSIQAQIINLFRKMQETQGLTYLFISHDLSVVEHLCSHIGVMYLGSMMETASRDELFRNPLHPYTKALLSAVPIPIPKLKRERIVLSGELPNPADPPSGCKFHTRCPFAVARCREEVPLFRNVGNDHSVACHLV; from the coding sequence ATGTCTGAGGCACAACGGCCGTTGCTCGAGGTGAACGGGCTGAAGAAACATTTTCCGATCAAATCCGGTCTGCTGGGCCGCACGGTCGGCAGCGTGAAAGCCGTTGACGATATCAGCTTTTCCATTAAGCAAGGCGAAACCTTCGGCCTTGTCGGCGAGTCGGGGAGCGGGAAGAGCACGGTAGGACGCACGATACTGCGGCTGACGGACAAGACGGACGGCGAAGTGAAATTCAAGGGCGTCGATCTCTATGATTTGCCGCCGGAGGAGCTGCGCCGGCTTCGCCCCAAAATGCAGCTGATCTTCCAGGATCCGTACAGCTCGCTCAACCCCCGCGTGCGCATCGGCGACGCGATCGGCGAGGCGCTGCTCGACCACGGACTCGTGCCGCGCGAGGCCGTTCGCGAACGGGTCATGGAGGTGCTGAATGCCTGCGGCTTGTCGGCGTATCACATCGATCGGTTCCCGCATGAATTCTCCGGCGGGCAGCGCCAGCGCATCGGAATCGCCCGGGCGCTCGTCTTGAATCCCGATCTGATCATCGCGGACGAGCCGGTCTCCGCGCTCGATGTATCGATTCAAGCGCAGATCATCAACTTGTTCCGCAAGATGCAGGAGACGCAAGGCTTGACGTATTTATTCATATCCCATGATCTAAGCGTCGTGGAGCACCTCTGCTCGCATATCGGCGTGATGTATCTCGGTTCGATGATGGAGACCGCTTCGCGCGACGAGCTGTTCCGCAATCCGCTGCATCCGTACACGAAAGCGCTGCTGTCCGCCGTGCCGATCCCGATTCCGAAGCTGAAGCGCGAACGAATCGTGCTGAGCGGGGAGCTGCCGAACCCCGCGGATCCGCCGTCCGGCTGCAAGTTTCATACGCGCTGTCCGTTCGCCGTTGCCCGCTGCCGGGAGGAAGTGCCGCTGTTCCGAAACGTCGGAAACGATCACAGCGTCGCTTGTCATCTCGTATGA
- a CDS encoding ArsR/SmtB family transcription factor, producing the protein MEYSLDVRFKPLYEIMGSLHAYVCRKSHKKLDLSPSWAKQVSQRITPELAELLDGVQIDGDWKLTYLLVHLCPGEGAGDFVDWLKGMTPGDLYELMSPYGNQFPNQMGEFRDHTAMLFEQWHEQYFRHVDPLILEGLAQEARARKQALPSADPFAFVDETTNGLSFTPMNGLEQVVLMPQYHFQPINVISSFGKVTVCHYAARVYVGDDDFLTPHEYRMIRSLAEKSRLKILRYLNQGPRSFIEIVRHMELSKGITHDHISKLRHAGMLTAHFEGETLTAYSLRTSALEQVHSKIMGYIEQGS; encoded by the coding sequence ATGGAGTACAGCTTGGATGTGAGGTTCAAACCATTGTATGAAATCATGGGCAGCCTGCATGCCTATGTTTGTCGTAAATCGCATAAAAAGCTCGATTTATCCCCGTCCTGGGCGAAACAAGTCAGTCAACGGATCACGCCCGAATTGGCGGAGCTGCTGGACGGCGTTCAGATCGACGGCGACTGGAAGCTGACGTATCTGCTCGTTCATTTATGCCCCGGGGAAGGCGCCGGCGATTTCGTCGATTGGCTCAAAGGGATGACGCCGGGAGATCTGTATGAATTAATGTCGCCCTACGGGAACCAGTTCCCGAACCAGATGGGTGAATTCCGCGATCATACCGCGATGCTGTTCGAGCAGTGGCACGAGCAATATTTTCGGCATGTCGACCCCTTGATCCTCGAGGGACTCGCCCAAGAAGCGCGTGCCCGCAAGCAAGCGCTTCCGTCCGCGGATCCGTTCGCGTTCGTCGACGAGACGACGAACGGGCTGTCGTTCACGCCCATGAACGGGCTCGAGCAGGTGGTTCTCATGCCGCAATATCATTTTCAGCCGATCAACGTCATCAGCAGTTTCGGCAAAGTCACCGTCTGTCATTATGCCGCCAGAGTATACGTAGGCGACGACGATTTCCTGACGCCGCATGAGTACCGCATGATCCGCAGCTTGGCGGAGAAGAGCCGGTTGAAGATTTTGAGATATCTCAATCAAGGGCCGCGTTCGTTCATTGAAATCGTGCGTCATATGGAATTATCCAAAGGGATTACCCATGATCATATTTCCAAGCTTCGCCATGCCGGCATGCTGACGGCGCACTTCGAGGGCGAGACGCTTACGGCCTACAGTCTCCGAACAAGCGCATTGGAGCAGGTTCACAGCAAAATCATGGGTTATATCGAGCAGGGCAGCTGA